The Geotalea uraniireducens Rf4 genome window below encodes:
- a CDS encoding sigma-54-dependent transcriptional regulator produces MSRIKILVVDDEPLLGEPLKRALESSGYQVRLAQSGADALQALTEDSFDLLLEDLGLPDADGLDIMGEVLGKTPYCRALVMTGNGTIEKAVKAMKMGAFDFLTKPFTMETLFQKLQSVMEFRQVEKEIDSRDEAAGLSCECITRSPVMKDILQTAAMVAATDATVLLLGESGTGKDLLAEIIHAKSRRSKHPCIKVNCAAIPETLFESELFGVERGAYTGADKSRCGYLEAADKGTLFLDEIAELPLFLQGKFLRALGEKAIHRVGGSMEYDVDFRLVAATNRDLKVLAGTRAFREDLFFRINVVPITIPPLRERREDIPLLIAYFQKRFQEKNPRPKPHFTPETLETLCNYGFPGNVRELQNIVEHISILYPGEIIKPRHLSVSMQNPDLAARLFESFAVGKPLKEAVADFENKYIEKVLHSVGGHKTRSASILGLSRKVLWERLKRIRAV; encoded by the coding sequence ATGAGCAGGATTAAAATACTTGTAGTGGATGACGAGCCGCTTTTGGGCGAGCCCCTCAAGCGGGCGCTGGAAAGCTCCGGCTATCAGGTAAGACTGGCACAAAGCGGTGCCGATGCCCTGCAGGCGCTGACAGAAGACAGCTTTGATCTCCTGCTGGAAGATCTCGGTCTGCCGGATGCCGATGGTCTGGATATCATGGGCGAGGTTCTCGGCAAAACCCCCTATTGCCGGGCCCTGGTCATGACCGGCAACGGAACGATAGAGAAGGCGGTCAAGGCCATGAAAATGGGGGCCTTCGATTTTTTAACCAAGCCGTTCACCATGGAAACTCTGTTCCAGAAACTGCAGAGTGTGATGGAATTCAGGCAAGTGGAAAAAGAGATCGATTCCCGGGACGAAGCCGCTGGGTTGAGTTGTGAATGCATAACCCGCAGTCCGGTTATGAAAGATATTTTGCAGACGGCCGCAATGGTGGCTGCTACAGATGCCACGGTGCTGCTGCTGGGAGAGAGCGGCACCGGCAAGGATTTACTTGCGGAAATTATTCACGCAAAAAGCCGCAGGAGCAAACATCCATGCATCAAGGTGAATTGCGCAGCCATACCGGAGACCCTGTTCGAAAGCGAGCTGTTCGGCGTCGAACGCGGGGCATACACCGGCGCGGATAAAAGCCGATGCGGATACCTGGAAGCGGCGGATAAAGGGACCTTGTTTCTCGATGAAATCGCAGAATTGCCGCTTTTCCTCCAGGGGAAATTCCTGCGGGCGCTGGGGGAGAAGGCCATCCACAGGGTCGGCGGCAGCATGGAGTATGACGTGGATTTCCGCCTTGTAGCCGCAACCAACAGGGATCTCAAGGTGCTGGCCGGTACACGGGCATTTCGCGAAGACCTTTTTTTCCGCATAAACGTTGTGCCGATAACAATTCCGCCATTAAGGGAAAGACGGGAAGATATTCCACTTTTGATCGCCTATTTCCAGAAGCGGTTTCAGGAAAAAAATCCCCGCCCGAAGCCTCATTTTACTCCCGAGACCCTGGAAACACTTTGTAACTACGGTTTTCCGGGAAATGTCAGGGAATTGCAAAACATCGTCGAACACATATCCATTCTCTATCCCGGAGAAATCATCAAACCGCGCCACCTGTCGGTTTCGATGCAGAATCCCGACTTGGCCGCCAGGCTTTTCGAATCGTTTGCCGTCGGCAAACCCTTGAAGGAAGCGGTTGCAGATTTCGAGAATAAGTACATTGAAAAAGTCCTCCATAGTGTCGGCGGCCATAAAACCCGTTCAGCGAGTATCCTGGGCCTTTCCCGAAAGGTTCTGTGGGAACGGTTGAAACGTATCCGGGCGGTTTGA